A region from the Tachyglossus aculeatus isolate mTacAcu1 chromosome 5, mTacAcu1.pri, whole genome shotgun sequence genome encodes:
- the DKK4 gene encoding dickkopf-related protein 4 — translation MVVAFLLGLSWLCSPSAALVLDSNIIKSSAEVQATRKGSQCSIDKDCSVRQFCLKPRDEPAFCATCRGMRRRCHRNSMCCPGTVCVNDVCTLAEETIPLLERRLDDQDGLILKVTTQHPIQENRPKKKSNPNKPQGSKGQEGESCLRTFDCGPGLCCARHFWTKICKPVLTEGQVCSRRGHKDVQGPEIFQRCDCGPGLSCRNQSTGTPHQTRLRVCQKI, via the exons ATGGTGGTGGCATTCCTGCTGGGGCTCAGCTGGCTGTGCTCTCCCTCGGCAGCCCTGGTTCTTGACTCCAACATCATCAAGAGCTCTGCAGAGGTACAGGCCACAAGGAAG GGTTCGCAGTGCTCGATAGACAAAGATTGCAGCGTTAGACAATTCTGCCTTAAACCCCGAGATGAACCGGCATTCTGTGCTACCTGTCGTGGGATGAGGAGAAGATGCCACCGTAATTCCATGTGCTGCCCAGGGACGGTCTGTGTCAATG ATGTATGTACACTGGCCGAAGAGACAATCCCGCTTTTGGAGAGAAGGCTGGACGACCAAGACGGGCTGATTTTAAAAGTGACAACTCAGCATCCAATACAAGAGAACAGACCTAAGAAAAAGTCAAATCCCAACAAACCTCAAGGCAGCAAAG GGCAAGAAGGAGAAAGCTGCCTCCGCACTTTTGACTGTGGCCCCGGCCTGTGCTGCGCTCGCCATTTCTGGACGAAAATCTGTAAGCCAGTTCTCACGGAGGGGCAGGTCTGCTCTCGGAGGGGCCACAAAGACGTTCAAGGTCCAGAAATCTTCCAGCGGTGTGACTGTGGCCCTGGTTTATCTTGTCGAAATCAGAGCACTGGGACGCCGCATCAAACACGGTTGAGAGTCTGTCAAAAAATCTAA